From the genome of Paraflavitalea devenefica, one region includes:
- a CDS encoding thioredoxin-like domain-containing protein, whose translation MTIKRTLATAIVSHLFYSVCFAQQNKVIIEIATATSGQGTYALKTFDLRQFDDDAKVTTLPASTTTHSAVLRWEIPTAEPIVMSAASQLMWDCTSMPLEPGDSVRITATAGRLQFTGKSGPKFELNYRLSQTGSPEVQKILNKRYLYCDSIGDFEHYFALSENMLTGQLDLIAQYENRVSALVTGYLKGFYLSGFRLRTASKFEAAIFARKKYHLPIEHFRPIYDTTLARYWPSAQDTSDYTSLSVRTARALKKFVTTKLNFDRLLAGVYEGNDEIGNYQRYYQAAKTKYRGLAQRKALSFILRSLLREQLTPASIALAEDFLQLPGYPDYHAYINQRLAVARRFEKGSMAPAFTLTSLSGKPVHSGDLRGKIVIMDFWFTGCVGCEQMTPALKKVEEAYWNNSKVVFLSISIDKDQAKWSRSIAQGRYTTGHGLSTFTGGKGTAHPIIADYDVSSYPTLFLIDADGRIVKVNKDPREDNATTLIQQIKNMLPISATDGPYVLYPAGNPLVKSVVEQQGEPQAKVETLGTGVGPAAVFQITDAYSGRSFPVSLQQQLLVPPTEYPQPSRLLAISDIEGNLGAFVSLLLASHVIDNTFNWTFGDGHLVLLGDFFDRGSQVTEVLWLVYSLEQKARQKGGWVHFILGNHELMNLSGDLRYVHHKYKTTASLLGEEYTTGLYGNNSELGRWLRTKNIVERIGNMLFTHGGISAEINRSRLSLQQINDMARPYYGQNLTSKQDSGLMAVMGTRSAPFWYRGYYESNGSAPEDQVDRTRTLFAVDKIVTGHTIIGDGEKITPHYNGKVINIDTHHASGHSAALLIEGNQFYTVDIQGRKLPLFGGPQPPQPTVTGQVD comes from the coding sequence ATGACGATAAAAAGAACACTTGCTACTGCAATAGTCTCTCACCTTTTTTATTCCGTGTGTTTTGCACAGCAAAACAAAGTGATCATTGAAATAGCTACGGCCACCTCCGGTCAGGGAACCTACGCTTTAAAAACATTTGACCTTCGCCAGTTCGATGACGATGCCAAAGTTACGACCCTGCCTGCCAGCACCACCACTCATAGTGCCGTCCTGCGCTGGGAGATTCCAACCGCCGAACCCATTGTAATGAGCGCTGCCTCCCAATTGATGTGGGATTGTACAAGCATGCCCCTGGAGCCTGGGGATAGCGTGCGGATTACCGCCACCGCCGGCAGGCTGCAGTTCACCGGTAAAAGCGGGCCGAAATTTGAGCTGAATTATCGGCTTTCCCAAACTGGCAGTCCCGAAGTGCAAAAAATCCTTAACAAACGATACCTCTATTGTGATTCCATTGGCGACTTTGAACACTATTTCGCTTTGTCTGAAAATATGCTCACCGGTCAATTGGATCTCATTGCCCAATACGAAAACCGGGTCAGTGCGCTTGTTACAGGCTATTTGAAGGGCTTTTACCTTAGTGGATTTCGCCTGCGGACTGCGTCCAAATTTGAAGCAGCGATTTTTGCTCGTAAAAAGTATCATCTGCCTATTGAGCATTTTCGACCTATTTATGACACTACACTTGCTAGGTATTGGCCATCGGCACAGGACACTTCCGATTATACCAGTTTATCTGTCCGTACTGCTCGCGCGCTGAAAAAGTTTGTGACCACTAAATTAAACTTTGACCGCCTGCTGGCAGGGGTCTATGAAGGCAATGACGAAATAGGAAATTATCAGCGGTATTACCAGGCGGCCAAAACGAAATACCGCGGTCTAGCACAGCGTAAGGCGTTATCCTTTATACTACGCAGCCTTTTACGGGAGCAACTGACGCCAGCTTCCATTGCACTGGCAGAAGATTTTTTGCAGCTACCCGGATATCCGGACTATCATGCATATATAAATCAACGGTTGGCAGTGGCCAGAAGGTTCGAAAAAGGTAGCATGGCGCCGGCTTTCACGCTTACCAGCTTGTCGGGAAAGCCCGTCCATTCAGGGGACCTGCGAGGCAAAATTGTGATCATGGATTTTTGGTTTACCGGATGCGTGGGATGTGAACAAATGACGCCGGCCCTCAAAAAAGTTGAAGAGGCGTATTGGAACAACTCCAAGGTAGTATTCCTGAGTATCTCTATAGATAAGGACCAGGCCAAATGGAGCCGCAGCATTGCCCAAGGGCGATATACGACGGGGCACGGACTGAGTACCTTTACTGGCGGAAAAGGGACTGCTCATCCAATCATTGCAGACTATGATGTCTCCTCATATCCTACGCTGTTTCTCATTGATGCCGATGGCAGGATTGTGAAGGTCAATAAAGACCCGCGCGAAGACAACGCCACTACGCTAATACAGCAGATAAAGAATATGCTGCCTATCTCAGCTACAGATGGGCCTTATGTGCTCTACCCAGCAGGCAATCCCCTGGTTAAATCGGTGGTGGAGCAGCAAGGGGAACCTCAGGCAAAGGTCGAAACGCTCGGCACGGGTGTTGGGCCAGCTGCAGTTTTTCAAATAACAGATGCTTATTCGGGCCGGTCCTTTCCGGTATCGTTGCAGCAGCAACTCTTGGTCCCTCCTACCGAATACCCGCAGCCGTCCCGGCTGCTGGCTATTTCGGATATCGAAGGGAATCTGGGCGCCTTTGTCAGCTTGCTGCTAGCCAGCCATGTTATTGATAATACCTTTAACTGGACGTTTGGTGACGGTCACCTGGTCTTGCTTGGGGATTTCTTTGACCGGGGCAGTCAGGTGACGGAAGTGCTCTGGCTGGTATATTCCTTGGAGCAAAAAGCCCGGCAAAAAGGCGGGTGGGTCCATTTTATCTTAGGTAACCACGAGCTAATGAATCTCAGCGGTGACCTACGGTATGTCCATCACAAATACAAAACCACTGCTTCGCTGCTCGGCGAGGAGTATACCACAGGTCTGTATGGCAATAACAGTGAACTGGGCAGGTGGTTGCGCACCAAAAATATCGTGGAGCGCATTGGAAACATGCTCTTCACGCATGGTGGGATTTCCGCGGAGATTAACCGCTCTCGTTTAAGTCTACAACAAATCAACGACATGGCCCGACCCTACTATGGTCAAAACCTTACCAGTAAGCAGGATTCTGGCCTGATGGCGGTGATGGGCACCCGCTCCGCACCATTTTGGTACCGGGGCTATTACGAATCCAACGGCAGCGCCCCCGAAGACCAGGTGGATCGTACCCGGACCCTTTTTGCCGTAGACAAAATTGTAACAGGCCATACCATTATTGGGGACGGCGAAAAAATCACCCCCCATTACAATGGTAAGGTCATCAACATAGACACCCATCATGCCTCCGGACATTCTGCCGCCTTGCTCATAGAAGGTAACCAGTTTTATACGGTGGATATCCAAGGCCGCAAACTCCCTTTGTTTGGTGGGCCGCAGCCGCCACAACCAACGGTGACCGGGCAGGTTGATTAG
- a CDS encoding SusC/RagA family TonB-linked outer membrane protein: MQRSTTEQRQSYTGIATHVLNNCSLRYALVSVILLFFFSVRVYAGEPRQDITLSFREATLDKVFKEIRKQTGYSFVYTETEIQRANKVTIQVSNSSLDHVLSLCFRNQPLTYTIVEKIVVVKPRQEKTIATVPVSVTDPVSVLNVKGKVMDEEYKAIPNATIAVKGTNKFTLSDAGGEFSLDQIPSNSLLMISCVGFQRQEVPVKGNPVIRARLKIAVNSLDETIVLAYRTSTRRNNVGAVSVVKGEEISTLPVRSIDRALQGLVPGLQVTSGNGSPGGMASNITLRGIATGGLGIARNPLFVVDGTPVQQEEFGNQNGTSMNNNPPPTNPLSQINPEDIESISVLKDAAAISIYGSQASNGVILITTKKGKAGRTRVNFSHQTDLSSPLKSKREVLNQEQYLGLLYESYKNANAQATDQSIFNDLKSKFPYQVMGGDTSFYPAPSWFDALYSDRALGINNNLSISGGNDKTTYYLGLGDVHQKGALRHTTFNRSSLRFNMDAKPANWFRLGLNTSLVYSHQNLGDLGDEITSATGFAYQVSPLLPIRQTNGQYVIRYPLGAGGTTIVNPVAAMDYNSRTVDGYRAIGNVFGEVKFLQHFTFRSNVGVDFLASKSRMIRDKRVGPSASFTGSVSDIRNERSILLVNNMLNFQKNFGTKHLLSVMAIHEAQIAKSNQLNGGGSGFTSGFADNEISSANATSASGDQSKATSVSYLAQLNYEYQNRYLTSVSYRLDGSSRFGSAEPYKSFWSIGAGWIATEEAFLRPANRWLSFLKLRGSVGIAGNSTAIPPITRSNRVSGVTYSNPTAQLGNTVLFTTGNPHVKPESTFNIDLGLETRLFRDRLTFTADVYRRKTYDMVTNLQDVMVSGRQFIYGNLGDLENKGIELSLSGRIIQTQRFSWNLAANWSTNSNKFVKASNPESYASKFIYKVGENFESWNLVRWAGVDPEDGAPQWLDIDGKTTKTFSNNDRLIVGKPQPDGFGGVTSMFTYRNFELSAFFYYAYGYQIYNAFLASMLNDGRGQPYGNQSVLALDRWQKPGDVAMNPKRVLNNPARGTSISTRYLVDGDHIRFKNLSLAYNLHESLRNRLKLASARIFVQVNNLGLLWVKGDAIDPDNTGTLGESGSAYPQQRTCTVGLSIGF, translated from the coding sequence ATGCAACGCTCTACAACTGAACAACGCCAGTCTTATACCGGTATTGCCACGCATGTTCTTAATAACTGCAGCCTGCGTTATGCGCTTGTCTCTGTTATTTTACTATTTTTCTTCAGTGTTCGGGTGTATGCCGGCGAGCCCCGGCAGGATATTACCCTCTCCTTCCGGGAAGCTACCCTGGATAAGGTATTCAAAGAAATTCGCAAGCAAACAGGCTACAGTTTCGTGTATACTGAAACTGAGATCCAACGCGCCAATAAAGTGACCATACAGGTATCAAATTCATCATTAGACCATGTGCTTTCCCTCTGTTTCCGAAATCAGCCCCTTACTTACACCATTGTAGAGAAAATTGTTGTGGTAAAGCCGCGGCAGGAGAAGACAATCGCCACTGTCCCGGTCAGTGTAACTGATCCGGTGAGTGTATTAAACGTGAAGGGCAAAGTGATGGATGAAGAATACAAAGCCATCCCCAATGCAACGATAGCCGTGAAGGGAACCAATAAGTTCACTCTTTCTGACGCCGGTGGAGAATTTTCCCTGGACCAGATTCCCAGCAATTCGCTGTTAATGATTAGTTGCGTTGGATTTCAACGGCAGGAGGTGCCCGTCAAGGGCAACCCCGTCATTAGGGCCCGGTTAAAAATTGCCGTCAATAGCCTGGACGAGACCATCGTCCTGGCCTACCGGACCAGCACCCGGCGCAACAACGTGGGTGCCGTCTCGGTGGTCAAAGGGGAAGAAATCAGCACGCTTCCCGTGCGCTCCATCGACCGCGCCCTCCAAGGGCTTGTCCCAGGGCTGCAGGTGACCTCAGGCAATGGTTCGCCAGGCGGCATGGCCAGCAACATTACCCTTAGGGGGATCGCCACTGGCGGCTTAGGAATCGCCCGCAATCCCCTGTTCGTCGTAGATGGTACGCCGGTCCAGCAGGAGGAATTTGGCAATCAAAATGGTACCAGCATGAACAACAATCCGCCCCCAACCAACCCCCTGTCGCAGATCAACCCCGAAGACATCGAGTCGATCTCAGTCCTGAAGGACGCTGCCGCCATTTCGATTTACGGCAGCCAGGCATCTAACGGCGTGATCCTAATCACCACCAAAAAGGGCAAGGCGGGCAGGACCCGGGTGAATTTCAGCCACCAAACCGACCTATCAAGTCCCCTGAAATCGAAGCGGGAAGTGCTCAACCAAGAGCAATATCTCGGCCTGCTCTATGAGTCCTATAAAAATGCCAATGCACAGGCCACGGACCAAAGTATCTTCAATGACCTCAAATCGAAATTTCCATATCAGGTGATGGGCGGGGATACCAGCTTCTATCCAGCTCCAAGCTGGTTTGATGCGCTCTACAGTGACCGGGCCCTGGGCATCAACAATAACTTGAGTATTTCGGGTGGAAACGACAAAACCACCTATTACTTGGGCCTGGGTGATGTACATCAGAAGGGTGCGCTGCGCCACACTACGTTTAATCGCAGCTCCCTGCGCTTCAATATGGATGCAAAGCCTGCCAATTGGTTCCGCCTGGGGCTTAATACCTCACTGGTATACAGCCACCAGAATCTAGGGGACCTCGGAGATGAGATCACCAGTGCCACTGGTTTTGCCTATCAGGTGTCGCCGCTGCTACCCATCCGGCAGACCAATGGTCAGTATGTTATCCGCTACCCGCTCGGTGCTGGTGGCACCACCATCGTCAATCCTGTTGCCGCCATGGACTATAATTCCCGCACAGTAGATGGATACCGTGCCATTGGCAACGTATTTGGCGAAGTAAAATTCCTGCAGCACTTCACCTTTCGCTCCAACGTGGGCGTGGATTTCTTAGCTTCCAAAAGCCGGATGATCCGTGATAAAAGAGTTGGGCCATCCGCCTCTTTCACCGGGTCTGTGTCCGACATCCGCAATGAGCGATCCATCTTGCTGGTCAACAACATGCTGAATTTCCAGAAAAACTTCGGGACCAAGCACCTACTATCGGTAATGGCTATCCACGAAGCCCAGATCGCCAAGAGCAATCAGCTCAATGGCGGCGGCTCCGGTTTTACATCGGGCTTTGCTGACAACGAGATCAGTTCCGCTAACGCCACCAGCGCATCAGGAGATCAATCCAAAGCTACTTCGGTTTCCTACCTGGCCCAACTGAACTATGAGTACCAAAACCGCTACCTGACTTCGGTGAGCTACCGGCTGGACGGTTCTTCCCGCTTTGGTTCCGCTGAGCCATACAAGAGCTTTTGGTCCATTGGAGCCGGATGGATCGCCACCGAAGAGGCGTTCCTCCGCCCTGCCAACCGGTGGCTCAGTTTCCTGAAACTGCGGGGCAGTGTAGGGATTGCCGGCAATAGCACTGCCATCCCTCCCATTACCCGCTCTAACCGGGTCAGCGGAGTAACCTACTCCAACCCTACCGCACAGCTCGGCAACACCGTGCTTTTCACTACCGGCAACCCACACGTGAAGCCGGAATCCACCTTCAACATAGATCTCGGTCTGGAAACACGCCTGTTCAGAGACCGCCTGACATTTACGGCGGATGTATATAGGCGTAAGACCTATGACATGGTAACAAACCTGCAGGACGTAATGGTGAGTGGCCGCCAGTTCATCTACGGCAACCTGGGTGATCTGGAAAATAAGGGGATTGAACTGTCGCTGTCAGGACGTATCATCCAGACTCAACGGTTTTCCTGGAATCTGGCCGCCAACTGGAGTACCAATTCCAATAAATTCGTCAAAGCGAGCAATCCAGAAAGTTATGCCTCTAAGTTTATCTACAAGGTGGGTGAAAACTTCGAGTCCTGGAATTTGGTACGTTGGGCAGGCGTAGATCCTGAAGATGGTGCGCCCCAATGGCTGGATATTGATGGCAAAACCACCAAGACCTTCAGTAACAATGACCGGCTGATCGTGGGCAAGCCACAACCGGATGGATTTGGCGGTGTGACCAGCATGTTTACCTATCGAAATTTCGAGCTAAGCGCATTTTTCTACTATGCCTATGGCTACCAAATCTACAACGCATTTTTAGCCAGCATGCTCAATGACGGTCGTGGCCAGCCTTATGGCAACCAATCGGTGCTGGCGCTGGACCGGTGGCAAAAGCCAGGCGACGTAGCGATGAACCCCAAAAGGGTCCTCAACAACCCGGCCAGGGGCACCAGCATCTCTACCCGTTACCTGGTAGATGGTGACCACATTCGCTTTAAAAACCTCAGTCTGGCTTACAACCTGCATGAGTCCCTACGCAACCGACTTAAACTGGCCAGCGCACGGATTTTTGTACAGGTCAATAACCTGGGTCTACTCTGGGTGAAAGGGGATGCTATTGACCCAGACAATACCGGTACGCTGGGAGAAAGTGGATCGGCGTATCCCCAACAAAGGACCTGTACCGTGGGCTTAAGTATCGGTTTCTAA
- a CDS encoding RagB/SusD family nutrient uptake outer membrane protein yields MNYLKNIGLTVLVLTSLVACKKSFLDVPINKEVVAEDYVTDLTRSEEYLNGIFLLIARDMTSYEIYPYADLAADNLKVFGSFMTTHYQWNQNLDRPDDNRDNFWRQSYHIIRSCNFLLEIIDKFRAENPVKADAIKGQAYAIRSMIHENLVKVFAQPMIFTGAGTHAGIFYDSVFAQTEQITRQPVVDVYAHIIRDYSRAIQLIPSSLKGVMPANITAQTWVSQQAAMALLARAYFYKGDMGQAQQTALAVIRGATLMTGADYPSKLFTSKDKESLFWSPPLETNQGSSGTSFQGGSFVEDNFLAATADLVNLIDEQPNDKRKQWFVKFPSGNWQVAKYPVGAVAGLQYPPGAYYQTHIRTSELYLMAAECFARNGNEDSARYYLDTIRKRAHNTASPTLASGAALLDSICKERRKELCFENNRLFDLLRLGQTITRIDVVSPAPTQLSFPNNKAVAPIPRIDAIQIPLNQNPGYE; encoded by the coding sequence ATGAACTATCTTAAAAATATTGGCCTGACAGTTTTAGTGCTCACTAGCCTGGTGGCATGCAAGAAAAGTTTTCTGGACGTTCCCATTAACAAAGAAGTGGTGGCAGAAGATTATGTCACGGACCTGACCCGATCAGAGGAATACCTTAACGGTATTTTCCTGCTGATCGCAAGGGATATGACCAGCTACGAAATTTACCCATATGCGGACCTGGCCGCCGACAATCTGAAGGTATTTGGCAGCTTCATGACGACCCATTATCAATGGAACCAGAATCTTGATCGGCCGGACGATAACCGGGATAACTTTTGGAGACAAAGCTATCACATCATCCGCTCCTGTAATTTCCTGCTGGAAATCATTGACAAATTCCGGGCAGAAAACCCGGTGAAGGCTGATGCCATCAAGGGGCAGGCTTATGCTATCCGGTCCATGATCCATGAGAATCTCGTCAAAGTGTTTGCCCAGCCCATGATTTTTACCGGTGCAGGCACTCATGCCGGCATTTTCTATGATTCGGTTTTTGCCCAGACAGAGCAAATCACCCGCCAACCGGTGGTAGATGTATATGCACACATTATTCGGGATTACAGCCGTGCCATTCAGCTCATCCCCTCCTCCCTGAAGGGCGTTATGCCAGCTAATATCACTGCCCAAACCTGGGTCAGCCAGCAGGCGGCCATGGCTTTGCTGGCCCGCGCTTACTTTTACAAGGGAGATATGGGCCAGGCCCAGCAAACCGCGTTGGCAGTCATCCGGGGTGCCACGCTGATGACAGGCGCCGACTATCCCTCCAAGTTATTTACTTCAAAAGATAAAGAGTCGCTGTTTTGGTCGCCTCCGTTAGAAACCAATCAGGGAAGTTCCGGTACCAGCTTCCAGGGAGGGTCCTTTGTCGAGGACAACTTTTTGGCGGCCACTGCTGACCTGGTGAACCTGATTGATGAACAACCCAACGATAAAAGAAAGCAGTGGTTTGTAAAATTTCCTTCCGGCAACTGGCAGGTGGCCAAGTACCCCGTGGGGGCTGTGGCTGGCTTACAGTATCCGCCGGGCGCCTACTACCAGACGCATATCCGCACCTCAGAATTATACTTGATGGCAGCCGAATGTTTTGCCAGAAATGGTAACGAGGATAGTGCGCGCTACTACTTGGATACCATCCGCAAACGTGCCCATAACACGGCGAGCCCTACACTAGCCAGCGGAGCCGCGCTGCTAGACTCCATTTGCAAAGAAAGAAGAAAGGAACTCTGTTTTGAAAATAACCGGCTTTTTGACTTGCTGCGGCTCGGCCAAACTATTACCCGGATAGATGTGGTAAGTCCCGCGCCTACCCAGTTATCGTTTCCGAACAATAAAGCCGTGGCCCCTATTCCGCGCATCGACGCTATTCAAATTCCGCTCAATCAAAATCCTGGCTATGAATAA
- a CDS encoding FecR family protein gives MRKPLHPIAILIIKHLEGRATPQEQAELNDEVNASAGTRALLEELTDEYRMSRDLSAYSADKKATWAKIVALAPELQEKQPLEKPVKRTRWIYYYSVAIILLLAVGISSWHFYLGDQRSNGVVQLDQVHYKNDVDAPASHCATLTLADGTMINLDEVHTGQLAGQGIMEVVKREDGAVEYQESAIGSRQSAINSRQSAVGNRQLGVAYNTISTPKGGRHKIVLADGSVVWLNAASSLRYPTRFVGNKRVVELTGEGYFEVAKQAAPGKRPFIVKVKGMQVEVLGTHFNVRSYTDEPAIKTTLLEGSVKVLKDGQSVVLQPGQQAAVSHQSQPSLPIPVQTVDTEEAIAWKNDLFMFNNAAITTIMGELARHYNVEVAYEGNLPADRFNIMGIPQHVPISRILKTLELTSKVRFEIEGRKIMVRKDQ, from the coding sequence ATGCGGAAACCTTTGCATCCTATAGCGATCCTTATTATTAAACACCTGGAAGGGAGGGCCACTCCCCAGGAGCAAGCCGAGCTGAATGACGAAGTAAACGCTTCCGCCGGAACCCGCGCACTGCTGGAGGAGTTAACGGATGAATACCGGATGAGCAGGGACCTGAGCGCTTATAGCGCCGATAAAAAAGCTACCTGGGCCAAAATAGTAGCCCTGGCGCCTGAACTGCAGGAAAAGCAACCGCTGGAAAAGCCGGTAAAAAGGACCCGTTGGATATATTATTATAGTGTAGCTATTATCTTATTACTCGCCGTGGGCATCAGCTCATGGCATTTTTATTTGGGGGACCAGCGTTCTAACGGGGTGGTGCAATTGGACCAGGTGCATTATAAAAATGATGTGGATGCGCCGGCCAGCCACTGCGCCACCCTTACGCTGGCTGATGGGACCATGATCAACCTGGATGAGGTGCATACCGGGCAGTTGGCGGGGCAGGGTATCATGGAAGTGGTGAAGCGGGAAGATGGAGCGGTGGAATATCAAGAGTCGGCAATCGGCAGTCGGCAATCGGCAATCAACAGCCGGCAGTCGGCAGTCGGCAATCGGCAATTGGGAGTTGCTTATAATACGATCAGTACGCCTAAGGGTGGGCGGCATAAAATAGTATTGGCGGATGGTAGTGTGGTGTGGTTGAATGCCGCCTCGTCATTAAGGTATCCTACCCGCTTCGTTGGTAATAAGCGTGTGGTGGAACTGACGGGGGAAGGGTATTTTGAAGTAGCAAAGCAGGCTGCACCCGGAAAAAGACCTTTTATTGTAAAGGTGAAGGGGATGCAGGTGGAGGTGCTGGGTACGCATTTTAATGTAAGGAGCTATACGGATGAACCGGCCATCAAAACCACCCTGCTGGAAGGCTCGGTAAAGGTGTTGAAAGATGGTCAAAGCGTGGTGCTACAACCCGGACAGCAGGCTGCTGTATCTCATCAATCCCAACCATCGCTCCCCATCCCGGTCCAGACCGTTGATACCGAAGAAGCGATTGCCTGGAAAAATGATCTTTTTATGTTCAACAATGCGGCTATCACCACGATTATGGGAGAACTGGCCAGGCACTACAATGTGGAAGTGGCCTACGAAGGAAACCTGCCTGCCGATAGATTCAATATCATGGGTATTCCGCAGCATGTACCGATCAGCCGGATACTGAAGACACTGGAGCTGACGAGTAAGGTGAGATTTGAAATTGAAGGGAGAAAGATTATGGTACGAAAGGATCAATAA
- a CDS encoding RNA polymerase sigma factor encodes MNLLGPDVVTQFTQGDTRAFTAIYNIYYPRLFNFANRMLDNREEAQDITAETFVKLWRLHANFSGHDKIRAFLFVTCRNACYDYLKYHARENSQQKLVQQLLPQTDDVLLRDEIKADVLDHIYTEIEKLPEQCKTIFTLSVLEGRKNNEIAELLQITDKTVRNQKVLAKKLLRLALFDHLRVVSMLLSFMPAALL; translated from the coding sequence ATGAACCTTTTGGGACCAGATGTAGTGACCCAATTTACACAGGGAGATACCCGTGCTTTTACGGCTATCTATAATATTTACTACCCCCGTTTGTTCAACTTCGCCAATCGCATGCTGGATAACCGGGAAGAAGCCCAGGACATCACCGCTGAAACCTTTGTGAAACTCTGGCGCCTGCATGCCAATTTCTCCGGCCACGATAAGATACGCGCCTTCCTGTTCGTTACCTGCCGCAATGCCTGTTACGATTACCTGAAGTACCATGCCCGGGAGAACAGTCAGCAAAAGCTGGTACAACAACTGTTACCCCAAACCGACGATGTACTGCTGCGTGATGAGATCAAGGCCGATGTGCTGGACCATATTTATACCGAGATCGAAAAACTCCCCGAACAGTGTAAAACCATCTTCACCCTTTCTGTGTTGGAAGGCCGCAAGAATAATGAGATTGCCGAGCTGCTGCAGATCACGGATAAGACCGTACGCAACCAGAAGGTACTGGCCAAGAAACTACTCCGCCTGGCCTTGTTCGACCACCTGCGCGTAGTATCCATGCTGCTCAGTTTTATGCCGGCAGCCTTGTTGTAG
- a CDS encoding FecR family protein, with protein MRKALHPISQLIIKHLEGTANAQEKKELEVWIHADAANLELFEELSDEYRMSKDLVAYSEDKKATWAKIVAMAPELEEAPVKRINWMRYAAAAAILLIIGTGVWYFTANAPANDPIVQTNKGPYKNDIQAPASDRATLTLADGKIINLDAVQKGQLAEQGVMEVVKKEDGTIEYRKAEGGSGKSEVTYNTISTNRGSRYKVVLADNSTVWLNSASSLKYPTAFTGENRTVELTGEGYFEVAKSSGAGGKKRPFMVKVNGMQVEVLGTHFNIMGYTDESAIKTTLLEGSVRVTPVPVAGGGPVVRNSQLLSPGQQAILTGKANTLKVEEADTEEAIAWKNEIFVYNNASIETIMREVARSYDVEVVYAGERPTDKFNVMGVPRNVPVSQILKILELTDKIRFDVEGRRITVRKN; from the coding sequence ATGCGGAAAGCTTTGCACCCCATATCACAACTTATTATCAAGCACCTGGAAGGAACTGCCAACGCGCAGGAGAAAAAGGAGCTGGAGGTATGGATCCATGCAGATGCAGCCAACCTGGAACTGTTTGAAGAACTGAGTGATGAGTACCGGATGAGCAAAGACCTGGTGGCCTATAGTGAAGATAAAAAAGCCACCTGGGCCAAGATAGTGGCGATGGCTCCTGAACTGGAAGAGGCGCCGGTGAAACGGATCAACTGGATGCGCTATGCTGCTGCTGCCGCGATATTACTCATCATAGGAACAGGTGTATGGTATTTTACTGCCAACGCCCCTGCCAACGATCCAATTGTTCAAACAAATAAGGGCCCTTATAAGAATGATATACAAGCACCGGCCAGTGACCGCGCTACCCTTACCTTGGCCGATGGTAAGATCATCAACCTCGATGCAGTGCAAAAGGGCCAATTGGCAGAGCAGGGTGTGATGGAAGTAGTGAAAAAGGAAGATGGGACGATTGAATACAGGAAGGCAGAAGGTGGAAGCGGGAAGTCTGAGGTTACTTATAATACGATCAGCACAAACCGGGGCAGCCGGTATAAAGTGGTGCTGGCTGATAATAGCACCGTATGGTTGAACTCAGCCTCTTCTTTAAAATATCCCACGGCCTTTACCGGCGAGAACCGCACGGTGGAACTGACAGGGGAAGGCTATTTTGAAGTAGCAAAGAGTTCCGGTGCAGGTGGAAAAAAACGGCCCTTTATGGTAAAAGTGAATGGTATGCAGGTAGAGGTGTTGGGCACGCATTTCAATATCATGGGTTATACAGATGAATCAGCGATAAAGACGACCCTGTTGGAAGGAAGTGTAAGAGTAACGCCTGTTCCCGTTGCAGGTGGAGGGCCTGTGGTCCGTAACTCTCAACTTCTTTCCCCCGGTCAACAGGCCATCCTTACCGGAAAAGCAAACACCCTCAAAGTGGAGGAGGCTGATACCGAAGAGGCCATTGCCTGGAAGAATGAGATTTTCGTTTACAATAATGCTTCTATAGAAACCATCATGCGGGAAGTGGCCAGGAGTTATGATGTGGAGGTGGTATATGCCGGCGAGCGGCCGACTGATAAGTTTAATGTGATGGGCGTACCCCGGAATGTACCGGTGAGTCAAATCCTTAAAATACTGGAGCTAACGGATAAGATCAGGTTTGATGTTGAAGGCAGGAGGATCACGGTGAGGAAGAACTAG